tttgatgtgtgacagtttgaagtgtgacagtttgaattgtgacaatttgatgtgtgacagtttgaagtgtgacagtatgaagtgtgacaatttgatgagtGACAATTTGTattgtgacagtttgaatgtgacaatttgatgtgtgacagtttgaagtgtgacagtttgaattgtgacaatgtgatgtgtgacagtttgaattgtgacagtatgaagtgtgacaatttgatgtgtgacagttcgaagtgcGACAGGATGAAGCGTCAcagttgaagtgtgacagtttgaagtgtgatggtttgaattgtgacaatttcaagtgtgacggtttgaagtttgacaatttgatgtgtgacagtttgaagtttggcaatttgatgggtgacagtttgaagtgtgatagttttaagtgtgagagtttgaattgtgacaatttgatgtgtgactgttTGAAGTGCgaaagtttgaattgtgacagtgagatgtgtgacagtttgaagtgtgacagtatgaattgtgacaatttgatgtgtgacagtttgatgtgtggcATTATGAAgtctgacagtttgaagtgtgacagtttgaattgtgacagtatgaagtgtgacaattcgaagtgtgacagtttgaatgtgacaatttgatgtgtaacagtttgaagtgtgacagtatgaagtgtgacaatttgatgtgtgacagttcgatgtgcgacagtatgaagagtgacagtttgaactgtgacaatgtgatgtgtgaccgtttgaagtgtgacagtatgaagtgtgacaatttgatgtgtgacagttcgaagtttgacaatgtgatgtgtgacaatttgatgtgtgacagtttgaagtgtgacagtttgaagtgtgaaagtttgaattgtgacaatttgatgtgtgacagctcgaggtttgacaatttgatgtgtgacaatttgatgtgtgacagtttgaagagtgacagtttgaagtgtgacagtttgaattgtgacaatttgatgtgtgacggtttgaattgtgacaattgcaagtgtgacagtttgaattgtgacagtttgaagtgtgacggtttgaagtgtgacaattggaaacgtgacagtttgaagagtgacagtttggggtcggacgttttgaagtgtgacagtttgaagtgtgacaatttgaagtgtgacagttataAGTGTGACAGTtttaagtgtgacagtttgaagtttgacaatttaatgtgtgacaggttgaagtgtgaccatttgaattgtgacaatttgatgtgtgacagtttgaagtgtgacagtatgaagtgtgacattttgatgtgtgacagttcgaagtgtgacagtatgaagtgtgacaatttgatgtgtgacagtttgaagtgtgacagtatgaagagtgaGAATTTGAAGTgtcatggtttgaattgtgacaatttgatgtgtgacagcttgaagtgtgacagtttgaagtgtgacagtttgaagtgtgatagtttcaattgtgacaata
Above is a genomic segment from Heterodontus francisci isolate sHetFra1 chromosome 42, sHetFra1.hap1, whole genome shotgun sequence containing:
- the LOC137355375 gene encoding keratin-associated protein 12-2-like, which translates into the protein MGDSLKCDSFKCESLNCDNLMCDCLKCESLNCDSEMCDSLKCDSMNCDNLMCDSLMCGIMKSDSLKCDSLNCDSMKCDNSNSKCDSMKCDNLMCDSLKCDSMKSENLKCHGLNCDNLMCDSLKCDSLKCDSLNLKCDSLKCESLNCDNLMCDCLKCESLNCDSEMCDSLKCDSMNCDNLMCDSLMCGIMKSDSLKCDSLNCDSMKCDNSKCDSLNVTI